One Olsenella sp. oral taxon 807 DNA segment encodes these proteins:
- a CDS encoding VWA domain-containing protein, translating to MSTATDGHRPTPRLAYITLLALGIVFTVLGVVGYITQSPAQGQSLQEARNPKSAQVDEENGTVAPEADAPASDTLEDARNQWYAEAYFPSKVNDHFEAADALAIIRLTIGSKVNIREEADLETEELHHYRFSQTYEGLDVHARGVTLTVAKDGTVIGASSNLVDVQDVPTKEKVERPAAEKTALEHVAQLSGQPKEDLRASGSKLLVYSIETEPTLSWRFMVETPSGDFETFVDAQSGTVIASLSTKTNAQSERVNATGQRGTTYTLDITDNKEASNLDDSERRISVYTLGWKPDIDSERSKSKIATTSCMSGVDALGNLAATYDFYMNYLGWKGYDGRNSQLKAYVEATDTEMGDNAYWDREKNIIVFTSREDQALQHSSGLDIVAHEYTHAVTQYTCKLTGGKTSASAAVDEALSDILGEATEKAVTGTCDWMIAAGSQVSGGTIRHFDNDQHYTKGAECHTNALVIDRIAYHIGNGQDNVRGHTKEQTRLFDASDPHDKRGLKTYARLWHNVQRMLTPTSTLRHLSSVTCEMARHMRDAGELSEAQYDGVVAAFTQEGLAPLIKRPRSAAEGETGSATALVFDVSGSMSGQAEQANQNKGADQSTGRATKLDVAKQAGNELVSRVEKMDGRYQKQFLLGIASFAQKAKNLALPTSDLSIIRTAIEGLEAGGGTNIKDGIEKGIDQVKSYDGHRAILLLSDGEDTAGNSDSEILATAAEAKRNEIVIYTIGLGADDSDLDGELLQDIAEETGGTYLRADPNDVISLIAGFLHAQADTTGDILSEQKGTLSKGQTSDAEHFEITDKAGDLDALLYWPGSQMQTILVDPTGRTVNEGYHGAELDTQTIPSEITIKDPLPGIWSVQVHAEETSQDNEPYYSLVSFQEVDGPATRPLSAIARASAIALPVGCILVVVSLTLLITGSGRRQTSGAAVT from the coding sequence ATGAGCACAGCCACAGATGGGCATCGCCCCACTCCCAGACTCGCCTACATCACCCTGCTCGCCCTGGGGATCGTTTTCACAGTCTTGGGGGTAGTCGGCTACATCACCCAATCGCCCGCGCAGGGGCAGAGCCTCCAAGAAGCTAGGAACCCTAAGAGCGCACAGGTAGACGAGGAGAACGGTACGGTGGCTCCAGAGGCAGACGCGCCCGCATCTGACACGTTGGAGGACGCACGAAACCAGTGGTATGCGGAGGCCTACTTTCCCTCCAAGGTCAATGATCACTTTGAGGCCGCCGATGCCCTCGCCATCATCAGGCTCACAATAGGCAGTAAGGTTAACATCAGGGAGGAGGCTGACCTCGAGACCGAGGAATTACACCACTATCGCTTCAGCCAAACCTATGAGGGATTAGACGTACATGCCAGAGGCGTGACGCTCACCGTCGCCAAGGACGGTACAGTCATTGGAGCCTCCTCGAATCTCGTAGACGTCCAGGATGTGCCGACGAAGGAGAAGGTCGAGCGCCCCGCTGCCGAAAAAACAGCGCTTGAGCATGTTGCACAGCTATCGGGGCAGCCAAAGGAGGACCTGCGAGCAAGCGGCTCAAAGCTGCTCGTCTACAGCATAGAGACAGAACCGACCCTCAGCTGGCGGTTCATGGTTGAGACGCCCTCAGGTGACTTCGAGACCTTCGTGGACGCCCAGAGCGGCACGGTCATCGCATCACTCAGCACGAAGACGAATGCACAGTCGGAACGTGTCAATGCCACGGGGCAACGGGGCACCACCTACACCCTCGACATCACGGACAACAAGGAGGCATCCAACCTCGATGACAGCGAGCGCAGGATCTCTGTATACACGCTGGGATGGAAGCCCGACATCGACTCGGAGCGCTCAAAGAGCAAGATCGCGACCACATCCTGTATGTCTGGCGTCGATGCCTTGGGCAACCTCGCGGCAACCTACGACTTTTATATGAACTACCTGGGATGGAAGGGCTATGACGGTAGGAATTCCCAACTGAAGGCCTACGTGGAAGCGACAGATACTGAGATGGGCGACAATGCGTACTGGGACAGGGAGAAGAACATCATAGTGTTCACTAGCAGAGAGGACCAAGCCCTCCAGCATTCGTCAGGACTTGACATCGTCGCACATGAATATACACATGCCGTCACGCAGTATACCTGCAAGCTCACCGGAGGGAAGACCTCCGCATCTGCCGCCGTCGACGAGGCACTTTCCGACATACTCGGCGAGGCTACCGAGAAGGCGGTCACCGGAACGTGTGACTGGATGATAGCAGCCGGCTCACAGGTCAGTGGAGGCACGATACGCCACTTCGATAACGATCAGCACTACACGAAGGGTGCTGAATGCCATACCAACGCCCTCGTCATCGATCGTATCGCCTATCACATCGGCAACGGCCAAGACAACGTGAGGGGCCATACCAAGGAGCAGACCCGCCTCTTTGACGCCAGCGACCCCCATGACAAGCGTGGGCTCAAGACATACGCACGACTTTGGCACAATGTCCAACGCATGTTGACCCCAACCTCAACTCTCAGACACCTCAGCAGCGTGACCTGCGAGATGGCCAGGCATATGCGCGATGCTGGGGAGCTCAGCGAGGCACAGTACGATGGGGTCGTGGCTGCCTTCACCCAAGAGGGACTCGCGCCCCTTATAAAGAGACCAAGGTCAGCGGCAGAGGGAGAGACAGGCTCGGCGACCGCCCTCGTCTTCGACGTGTCGGGCTCGATGTCCGGGCAGGCTGAGCAGGCCAACCAGAACAAGGGGGCCGACCAGAGCACAGGAAGGGCGACCAAGCTCGACGTCGCCAAGCAGGCTGGTAACGAGCTCGTGAGTCGGGTGGAGAAGATGGACGGCAGGTACCAGAAGCAATTCCTGCTCGGCATCGCCTCATTTGCGCAGAAGGCCAAGAACCTTGCGTTGCCCACGTCCGACCTCAGTATAATCAGGACCGCCATCGAGGGACTCGAAGCGGGCGGCGGAACAAACATCAAAGATGGAATCGAGAAGGGTATCGACCAGGTCAAGAGCTACGACGGTCATCGTGCCATCCTCCTGCTCTCCGACGGCGAGGACACGGCAGGGAACTCCGACAGCGAGATCCTAGCCACGGCAGCCGAGGCAAAGCGAAACGAGATCGTGATATACACGATAGGTCTCGGCGCAGATGACAGCGACCTCGATGGTGAACTACTCCAAGACATCGCCGAGGAGACTGGCGGCACCTACCTCAGGGCCGATCCGAATGACGTGATCTCGCTCATCGCCGGCTTTCTTCATGCCCAGGCGGATACCACGGGAGATATCCTGAGTGAACAGAAGGGGACGCTCTCAAAAGGGCAGACGAGTGATGCGGAGCACTTTGAGATTACCGACAAAGCCGGTGATCTTGACGCACTGCTCTATTGGCCGGGATCGCAGATGCAAACCATACTCGTTGACCCGACAGGAAGGACGGTCAACGAGGGCTACCACGGAGCTGAGCTTGACACCCAAACCATCCCCTCTGAGATCACCATCAAGGACCCCTTGCCGGGTATCTGGAGCGTGCAGGTTCACGCCGAGGAAACCTCACAAGACAACGAACCCTACTACTCGCTGGTCTCCTTCCAGGAAGTCGATGGGCCGGCCACTCGTCCGCTTTCCGCGATCGCACGAGCCAGCGCGATCGCTCTGCCAGTTGGTTGCATCCTTGTGGTAGTGTCATTGACGCTGCTGATCACCGGCTCGGGCAGACGGCAGACGAGCGGGGCAGCGGTGACGTAA
- a CDS encoding B3/4 domain-containing protein: MKSFVIEDSFWEVFPKVEIGIVCVDGILPASQIADESAKRAARLLDHANDSAERWISSNTISQNEVVAVWRDAYKRFKTKKGARVSVENLIKRVMKDNPVRHINPAVDISNAISLKYALPIGVENIDAIEGDFRLAMTEGGDYFLPIGETESDPTLPGEIAYLDDAGAVCRCWNWRDGQRTQASDETPHCMFIMENVDPARSADLHAAIDEMAELAEAILGGTVTNKDFLTKDHPKTALA, from the coding sequence ATGAAGAGCTTTGTCATAGAGGACTCGTTCTGGGAGGTCTTTCCCAAGGTCGAGATCGGCATCGTGTGTGTGGATGGGATACTTCCCGCTAGCCAGATAGCCGACGAGTCTGCCAAGAGGGCCGCACGCCTTCTGGACCACGCCAACGACAGCGCCGAGAGGTGGATCAGCTCGAACACCATCAGCCAGAACGAGGTCGTTGCCGTATGGCGCGACGCCTACAAGCGGTTCAAGACCAAGAAGGGTGCCCGCGTATCTGTCGAGAACCTCATCAAACGCGTCATGAAGGACAACCCCGTCAGACACATCAACCCTGCCGTCGACATCTCCAACGCCATCTCGCTCAAGTATGCGCTGCCCATTGGTGTCGAGAACATCGATGCCATAGAGGGTGACTTCCGCCTGGCCATGACCGAGGGCGGGGACTACTTCCTGCCCATCGGCGAGACCGAGAGCGACCCGACCCTGCCCGGTGAGATCGCCTACCTCGATGACGCGGGCGCGGTCTGTCGCTGTTGGAACTGGAGGGATGGCCAGCGTACCCAGGCGTCAGACGAGACGCCGCACTGCATGTTCATCATGGAGAACGTTGACCCCGCCCGTTCTGCCGACTTGCACGCCGCCATCGACGAGATGGCAGAGCTCGCCGAGGCTATCCTCGGCGGCACGGTGACGAACAAGGACTTCCTGACTAAAGATCATCCCAAGACTGCCCTGGCGTAG
- a CDS encoding cation:dicarboxylate symporter family transporter gives MAIVIRTMALPAEGIAPAIFAGIDWIMGVFRTVLNVNSDVFCALLVACLEGKINYKSAQCLGLCPTDPRAGARRGRTSARRIHLRL, from the coding sequence ATGGCAATCGTGATCCGCACGATGGCGCTTCCCGCAGAAGGTATCGCGCCCGCCATCTTTGCCGGTATCGACTGGATCATGGGGGTCTTCCGCACCGTCCTCAACGTCAACTCCGATGTCTTCTGTGCCCTGTTGGTGGCGTGTCTGGAGGGAAAGATCAACTACAAGAGTGCTCAATGCCTCGGCTTATGCCCGACAGATCCAAGGGCAGGGGCACGAAGGGGTCGGACCTCTGCCCGTCGGATTCACCTGCGCCTCTGA
- the fumC gene encoding class II fumarate hydratase produces MDADDTNRGANADKGAYRIEHDSMGEVRVPQDTPWGAQTQRSLENFRIGTETLPRGMVRALTLVKKAAAQANVELGVLDRQLGTLIEEAADEVLAGLHPGAFPLRVWQTGSGTQSNMNVNEVLAHVANGLATRHGVSLARPVHPNDHVNCSQSSNDVFPTALHVAATLAITEELLPSAHKLASTLRQLEEKNEGIIKCGRTHLQDAVPIAFSQEISGWRSLVETPCEQLEATLEGLGRLALGGTAVGTGLNAPADFDSLAAERLSALTSHSFRPAPNKFHALTSKDAVVFAHGAVKALACNMMKVANDVRWLASGPRLGLGEIRIPANEPGSSIMPGKVNPTQCEAVTMVAVQVMGNDAAIGIAASQGNFELNVFMPVIAYDFLQSVRLLADAVSSFDAHCVRGIVANRERMEANLRNSLMLVTCLSPHIGYERAAKVAQSAFAGGTSLREACVSLGFLSGEAFDAICKPQEMV; encoded by the coding sequence ATGGACGCTGACGACACGAACAGGGGCGCGAACGCAGACAAGGGCGCGTATCGCATCGAACACGACTCCATGGGGGAGGTACGCGTCCCCCAAGACACGCCCTGGGGCGCCCAGACCCAACGCTCCCTCGAGAACTTTCGCATAGGCACAGAGACCCTACCTCGAGGCATGGTGCGTGCCCTCACCCTCGTGAAGAAGGCCGCCGCCCAGGCCAACGTCGAGCTGGGCGTGCTGGACAGGCAGCTGGGGACCCTCATCGAGGAGGCTGCCGACGAGGTGCTCGCAGGTCTGCACCCAGGCGCCTTCCCCCTCAGGGTGTGGCAGACGGGCTCGGGCACGCAATCGAACATGAACGTGAACGAGGTCCTCGCACACGTCGCCAACGGTCTCGCCACAAGGCATGGCGTTTCGCTCGCACGCCCCGTCCACCCCAACGACCACGTCAACTGCAGCCAGAGCTCAAATGACGTCTTTCCCACCGCACTCCACGTTGCGGCCACACTCGCGATCACAGAGGAGCTCCTGCCTTCGGCCCACAAGCTCGCCTCAACCCTCAGACAGCTCGAGGAAAAGAACGAAGGCATTATCAAGTGCGGGCGCACCCACCTGCAAGACGCGGTGCCCATCGCCTTCTCGCAGGAGATCAGCGGCTGGAGGAGCCTCGTGGAGACCCCCTGCGAACAGCTTGAGGCGACACTGGAGGGGCTTGGGCGACTCGCGCTCGGCGGCACCGCCGTCGGCACCGGTCTCAACGCCCCCGCAGACTTCGACAGCCTCGCGGCAGAGAGGCTCTCTGCGCTCACGAGCCACAGCTTTAGGCCCGCCCCCAACAAGTTTCACGCCCTCACGTCCAAGGACGCCGTCGTGTTCGCGCACGGGGCTGTGAAGGCCCTCGCCTGCAACATGATGAAGGTGGCCAACGACGTGCGCTGGCTTGCCTCGGGTCCCCGTCTGGGCCTTGGGGAGATCAGGATTCCCGCCAACGAGCCCGGGAGCTCCATCATGCCCGGCAAGGTGAATCCCACCCAATGCGAAGCCGTGACAATGGTCGCCGTCCAGGTCATGGGAAACGACGCTGCCATCGGCATCGCGGCCAGCCAAGGCAACTTTGAGCTCAACGTCTTCATGCCCGTGATCGCCTACGACTTCTTGCAAAGCGTACGGCTCCTCGCTGATGCCGTCTCGAGCTTCGACGCCCACTGCGTACGCGGCATCGTCGCCAACAGGGAGCGGATGGAAGCCAACCTACGAAACTCCCTCATGCTCGTGACCTGCCTAAGTCCCCACATAGGCTACGAGCGAGCCGCCAAGGTAGCCCAAAGCGCCTTCGCTGGTGGCACGAGCCTGCGCGAGGCCTGTGTCTCCCTTGGCTTTTTGAGCGGTGAGGCGTTCGACGCGATATGCAAGCCGCAGGAGATGGTCTAA
- a CDS encoding glycoside hydrolase family 25 protein: MPTERRKHLPLARLLTVLGLIIVTLITLKLTAFRDEGSASEGSGTPSLKGKSMAIADTTTMNLSPYAWGSLSTQNGYLAYIKNGELLSKLGVDVSEHNGEIDWSRVKGAGVQFAYIRVGYRGSHAGNVVADARFAENIVAARQAGLAVGVYFFSQAKTEEEAREEADFAAKRLAGSNVEYPIAFDMEPDAEGADRISKLSGRELTAIATAFCEQCEKNGYHAIVYGNRYDLSQYDLKRLAGYGFWYAEYGSKPTSSLRFGMWQYTKTGNVDGIEREVDIDLDLTDALAREDEGKPAS; the protein is encoded by the coding sequence ATGCCAACGGAGCGAAGGAAACATCTGCCCCTCGCACGCCTGCTGACCGTGCTGGGACTCATCATCGTCACCCTGATCACCCTCAAACTCACCGCATTCAGGGACGAGGGCAGCGCCAGCGAAGGCTCGGGCACCCCCTCACTCAAGGGCAAGTCAATGGCAATCGCCGACACGACCACAATGAACCTCTCGCCATACGCGTGGGGAAGTCTCAGCACACAGAATGGCTACCTTGCCTACATCAAGAACGGTGAGCTCCTCTCGAAGCTGGGCGTTGACGTATCGGAACACAACGGCGAGATCGACTGGAGCAGGGTCAAGGGCGCAGGCGTGCAGTTTGCCTACATCCGCGTGGGGTACCGTGGCTCGCATGCGGGAAACGTTGTGGCAGACGCGCGGTTTGCTGAAAACATCGTAGCCGCCAGGCAAGCAGGACTCGCAGTGGGCGTTTACTTTTTCTCGCAGGCAAAGACCGAGGAGGAGGCGCGCGAGGAGGCGGACTTCGCCGCCAAGCGGCTTGCGGGCAGCAACGTCGAGTATCCCATCGCCTTTGACATGGAGCCAGATGCAGAGGGTGCCGACCGTATCAGCAAGCTCTCGGGCCGCGAGCTCACCGCCATCGCGACGGCCTTCTGCGAGCAGTGCGAGAAAAACGGTTACCATGCCATCGTCTACGGCAACCGCTACGACTTGTCGCAGTACGACCTCAAGCGGCTTGCCGGCTATGGCTTCTGGTACGCCGAATATGGTTCAAAGCCCACGAGCAGCCTGCGCTTTGGCATGTGGCAGTACACCAAGACGGGCAATGTCGACGGCATCGAGCGTGAGGTCGACATCGATCTGGATCTCACGGACGCGCTCGCAAGGGAGGACGAGGGTAAGCCTGCCTCCTAG
- a CDS encoding 2-hydroxyacid dehydrogenase — protein sequence MYSILANPLPPNASYGYTFKGYEYQRKMTLEVGMKISLIEPLGVPVETIERLAANIRAAGHEFVHFEDKASDASEQLRRAEGSEVVMIANSPLPADVIKGIGTLKMIAVAFTGIDHVGLDACRERDIMVCNCAGYSDTAVSELAVGLAIDVLRKVRQGDHAARHESTSAGLVGREIAGKTVGIVGCGKIGTATARLFKAFGARVLGYSRHVNPVAVSAGVEFTALDTLLGQSDIVSIHLPLNEQTRKSFGASQIAAMREGSVLINCARGAIVDNDALADALASGHVAGAGIDVFDMEPPLPADYPLVQAPNLILTPHVGFLTEESMERRAKIEFANVEAFLSGTPQNVCVL from the coding sequence ATGTACTCTATCCTCGCGAACCCGTTGCCTCCCAACGCCAGCTACGGCTACACTTTTAAGGGTTACGAGTATCAACGCAAGATGACGTTGGAGGTAGGTATGAAGATTTCCCTGATAGAGCCCTTAGGAGTCCCTGTCGAGACAATCGAGCGGCTTGCGGCAAACATCAGGGCCGCAGGGCACGAGTTCGTCCACTTTGAGGACAAGGCCTCTGATGCGAGCGAGCAGCTCAGGAGAGCCGAGGGATCCGAGGTCGTGATGATCGCCAACAGCCCCTTGCCCGCAGACGTCATTAAAGGGATTGGCACCCTGAAAATGATAGCCGTGGCGTTCACGGGCATAGACCACGTTGGTCTTGACGCCTGCAGGGAGCGCGACATCATGGTGTGCAACTGCGCGGGCTACTCCGACACGGCCGTGTCGGAGCTGGCGGTGGGGCTTGCCATCGACGTGCTCCGCAAGGTCAGGCAGGGCGATCACGCCGCCCGTCACGAGTCCACGTCGGCGGGGCTTGTCGGCAGGGAGATCGCGGGAAAGACCGTGGGTATCGTGGGATGCGGCAAGATCGGCACCGCGACCGCCCGTCTCTTCAAGGCCTTCGGGGCACGCGTCCTCGGGTACTCGCGCCATGTCAACCCCGTCGCCGTCTCTGCGGGCGTCGAGTTCACCGCACTGGACACCCTGCTCGGGCAGAGCGACATCGTCTCGATCCACCTACCCCTCAACGAGCAGACACGCAAGAGCTTTGGTGCCTCTCAGATCGCGGCCATGCGGGAGGGAAGCGTGCTTATCAACTGCGCGCGGGGAGCCATTGTAGACAACGATGCACTCGCGGATGCCCTCGCAAGCGGTCATGTGGCCGGGGCCGGTATCGACGTCTTTGACATGGAACCACCGCTTCCTGCTGACTATCCCCTCGTACAAGCGCCGAACCTCATCCTGACCCCACACGTCGGGTTCCTCACCGAGGAGTCCATGGAGAGACGGGCAAAGATAGAGTTCGCCAACGTCGAGGCGTTCTTGAGCGGCACACCGCAAAACGTGTGCGTCCTCTGA
- a CDS encoding CPBP family intramembrane glutamic endopeptidase: protein MVFQRAYVQAMRLVPGYRWWRPLLALILAAVFIILFLILFQLPFVLYFLHIRYSGAPDAIGIQETLDGLVAGGYKGFLASNPTSILLLEGSIVLLIPAIALALRLAGLRGLGTLSSVDGHLRWNRLGSYLVPAFGLVFAIGFALPWVLQQAGSATWELPHPRIVPVALMAILVLVPLQSAAEEYAFRGLLQQVPGSWISAVWVPVLIQSLLFAAGHRYNFAGQLGIACMGLAMGVLTIRLGGLEATIAFHVANNLLSLLSSSLFTDGAVSSTVDTMELLVSVAISLVYAWVALAIAKRRGWLASDPPDLDEQFALASGQLGQVTDGSTAPPDSGEGLSGRGGAKVGWDVSQPPRSPGIAPQSLTTPPDPLGREDPGNVLDSSATTQDPTPGQSWDDL from the coding sequence ATGGTGTTTCAAAGGGCGTATGTGCAGGCAATGAGACTGGTGCCAGGGTACCGCTGGTGGCGCCCACTTTTGGCCCTCATCCTGGCCGCCGTGTTCATCATCCTCTTCCTCATCCTGTTCCAACTTCCCTTCGTGTTGTATTTCTTGCATATCAGATACAGCGGTGCTCCGGATGCCATTGGCATACAGGAGACGCTCGATGGCCTCGTCGCAGGGGGCTACAAAGGCTTCCTCGCGAGCAACCCCACGAGCATCCTCCTCCTCGAGGGGTCGATCGTCCTGTTGATTCCCGCCATAGCCCTCGCCCTTAGGCTCGCGGGGCTGAGGGGTTTGGGCACGCTATCCTCTGTTGACGGGCATCTGCGCTGGAATCGGCTGGGCAGCTACCTCGTTCCTGCCTTCGGCCTGGTTTTTGCCATCGGCTTTGCGCTACCTTGGGTGCTGCAGCAGGCTGGCAGCGCAACATGGGAGCTGCCGCATCCACGTATCGTGCCTGTGGCGCTCATGGCCATCCTCGTTTTGGTCCCACTGCAGAGCGCTGCGGAGGAATACGCGTTTCGCGGCCTTCTCCAGCAGGTTCCCGGATCATGGATTTCCGCCGTCTGGGTCCCCGTCCTCATACAGTCCCTCCTGTTCGCCGCAGGGCACCGATACAACTTCGCAGGGCAGCTCGGCATCGCCTGCATGGGCCTTGCGATGGGCGTCTTGACCATACGGCTCGGGGGGCTCGAGGCTACGATTGCGTTTCACGTTGCCAACAACCTCCTCTCGCTCTTGTCAAGCTCCCTGTTCACAGACGGTGCCGTCTCCAGCACAGTCGACACCATGGAGCTGCTGGTGTCAGTGGCCATCAGCCTGGTCTACGCGTGGGTGGCGCTCGCCATCGCGAAAAGGCGCGGGTGGCTCGCGTCTGACCCGCCCGACCTGGACGAACAATTCGCGCTCGCCTCTGGACAGCTGGGGCAGGTGACCGACGGCTCCACTGCGCCTCCCGATAGCGGGGAAGGGTTGTCAGGACGTGGCGGGGCCAAGGTCGGCTGGGACGTCTCCCAGCCTCCCCGCAGTCCAGGAATAGCCCCACAGAGCCTTACGACACCGCCGGACCCCTTGGGACGCGAAGACCCCGGCAATGTTCTTGACTCGTCCGCAACAACACAGGACCCTACGCCAGGGCAGTCTTGGGATGATCTTTAG
- a CDS encoding Cof-type HAD-IIB family hydrolase, producing MAIWNTPSTIKAIFFDVDGTLLSFKTHRVPETALMALSELKKKGVKCFLATGRPPYQLDEISIDNLEAFILFNGQLCLTRDEVFFDECLDKDDVATVVDQVRQGLYNCTFMEKNRCYVSGYDEHVRAIEKIAGTTLPVADVAQALDNDIYQLNAYITPGNTDILTNATKHVKLTRWSEHFVDVFPRHGGKHTAVRRMLKRYGIASESAVAFGDGGNDLSMFGVVGTSVAMGNGNDDVKEQADYVTDDVEHDGIYNACVRLGLL from the coding sequence ATGGCTATTTGGAATACACCCAGCACGATCAAGGCTATCTTCTTCGACGTTGATGGTACGTTGCTGTCCTTCAAGACCCACCGCGTTCCCGAGACGGCCCTCATGGCCCTCTCTGAGCTCAAGAAGAAGGGGGTCAAGTGCTTTCTGGCGACAGGACGGCCTCCCTACCAACTCGACGAGATCTCCATCGACAACCTCGAGGCCTTCATTCTCTTCAACGGACAGCTCTGCCTCACGCGCGACGAGGTCTTCTTCGACGAGTGTCTCGACAAGGACGATGTGGCCACGGTCGTAGACCAAGTCAGGCAGGGTCTCTACAATTGTACGTTCATGGAGAAGAACCGATGCTACGTGAGCGGCTATGATGAGCACGTACGCGCCATCGAAAAGATTGCGGGTACGACCCTTCCCGTGGCTGATGTCGCCCAGGCGCTCGATAACGACATCTACCAGCTGAACGCCTACATCACCCCCGGCAACACGGACATCCTCACCAACGCGACCAAACACGTCAAGCTCACCCGTTGGTCCGAGCACTTCGTTGACGTCTTTCCACGCCACGGTGGCAAGCACACGGCGGTGCGCCGCATGCTCAAACGCTATGGGATCGCCTCCGAAAGCGCGGTGGCCTTTGGGGATGGTGGCAACGATCTCTCGATGTTTGGCGTCGTGGGGACGTCGGTCGCCATGGGCAACGGCAACGATGACGTCAAGGAGCAGGCCGACTACGTGACCGATGACGTCGAGCACGACGGCATCTACAACGCCTGCGTGAGGCTTGGCCTGCTGTAG